From Erigeron canadensis isolate Cc75 chromosome 8, C_canadensis_v1, whole genome shotgun sequence, one genomic window encodes:
- the LOC122578990 gene encoding transcription factor MYB1-like, protein MRPCNIVGLGLKKGAWTVAEDTLLRKCIETYGEGKWHLVPLKAGLNRCRKSCRLRWLNYLRPNIKRGDFGDDEVDLILRLHKLLGNKWSLIAGRIPGRTANDVKNYWNTHIRPRLRQKKEPKDDESSQKSTVTIIKPQARTFSKPIIAVNHRNNLPRSSSSYNEDNPSNISTRLISSPRALLDNKTKEYLDVLFDDDVNDVDGNFGWSFDASPEDMTTLGINEQVEGGQNSLYDFHIDDVMWEFMDSEQLN, encoded by the exons ATGAGGCCATGTAATATTGTGGGTTTAGGGTTGAAGAAAGGTGCATGGACTGTCGCAGAAGATACACTTCTCAGAAAATGTATCGAAACATATGGCGAAGGGAAATGGCACCTTGTTCCTCTCAAAGCGG GTTTAAATCGATGTAGGAAGAGCTGCAGGTTGCGATGGTTGAATTATCTACGACCAAATATAAAGAGAGGAGACTTTGGTGATGATGAAGTGGATCTCATACTTAGGCTTCACAAGCTTCTAGGAAATAA ATGGTCCCTCATTGCCGGAAGAATACCAGGAAGAACTGCCAATGATGTGAAGAACTATTGGAACACACATATTCGTCCCCGTTTGAGACAAAAGAAAGAACCCAAGGACGATGAATCGTCACAAAAATCCACAGTCACAATTATCAAACCTCAAGCACGGACATTCTCCAAACCTATTATTGCAGTTAATCATCGCAATAACTTaccaagatcatcatcatcatataatgAAGACAATCCTTCTAATATCTCCACGAGATTAATCTCGTCACCTAGAGCACTACTAGATAACAAAACTAAAGAGTATTTGGATGTgttatttgatgatgatgtgAATGATGTTGATGGAAATTTTGGGTGGTCATTTGATGCTTCTCCAGAAGATATGACGACTTTAGGTATAAATGAGCAAGTAGAAGGAGGGCAAAATAGTTTGTATGATTTCCACATAGACGATGTCATGTGGGAATTTATGGATTCAGAACAACTTAATTAG